The nucleotide window TGCTCGGCGCTCGCGCGGCGCTGGCGCTCGGCCTCCCGCTGCCGGCGGGCCCGCTGCTCCCCCTTGCGGCGGCGGGCGAGCTCGGCGGCGCGGCGACGGCGCTCCTGCTCCTCGGCCTTTTCCAGCGCCAGGGCCTCGGCCGCGCGCCCGGGGTCGACCGTCGGGGCCGCCTCGGGCTCCACCGGGCGGTGGCCGAGGGTCCCCACGAGGGGCGTGGTGAAGCGGGCGAGGTCCTGGCCGCCGATCCGGTCGAGGATGGCGCGCAGGTCTCCGTGGGAGCGCTGGCCCGCCGGCGAGCCCTCCGCGCGCAGGCTGTCCATGGCGGCGTTGACGTCCGCGCGGCGGCCCTCACGAGTGGTGCGCTGGGCGGGCGTCTCCGGGCGCGTCGGCGTGCCGCGCAGGGCGCGCGCGTGGCGCTTGATCTGCCGGCGGGAGATCTCCCCGGGGGCGGCGAGCGCGTGCCGCGGGCGCGAGCGAGGGCTCTCGGAGGACTCCGCGGGCTCGGGAGACGCGCCGGTCATGCTGCCCCCTTCCCGGATCGTCGGCGCCATGCCACGATCCCCGCGATGATCATCCCTGCAAGGGTACCCAACGCCACCCCCACCAGTGCCGACGCCCACCAGGGGAGCCCGGTGGTCTGACCGGACACCCACCCGAGCCCCACCATGTAGACGCTCCAGGTCAGCGAGCCGAGGCCGGAGAGCCACAGGAACACGGGCCACCGGATGCCCGCGATCCCCGCCGCGGCCATGGAGGCGGTGCGCCCGCCGGAGACGAACCGCAGCACGAACAGCCCCGCGAGGCCCGTGGCCGGCCCGGCCTTGACCAGCAGGGAGCGGATCCCGCGGTGCACCCAGCGGCCCCACGCCCAGCGGTCGAGGCGCCTGGCCAGCCCGTGCCGGAAGAGCGCGTACAGGCCGATGTCGCCCGCCCAGCAGCCGAGCCACGCGGCGAGGACGGACGCCCACAGGCTGACCCGGCCCGCCAGCGCGAGCGAGCCCGAGCCGATCACCAGGATCTCCGACGGCACCGGCGGGACGGGCGCGTCGAGGGCCACGAGCAGCGCCGTGAGCGGGTGGAACCACGCGCCGAGGCGGTCCAGGAGGTCCGCGGGTCCGGTCTCCGTGGAGGCCGCCGTCAGGGCGGTCATGGCCGTCATCGCGGACGCTCCTGGAGCTGTGCCGGGGAGGCGAAGGTGCGCGGCACGCCCGTGACCGGGTCGGTGAAGCTCAGGGACCGAGAGAGCAGCTGGAGCGGGCGGGCGAGGTCGTCCGGCGCGGCGTCCAGCAGCTCGGGGTAGAACGGGTCGAAGGCGATGCCCAGGCCCAGCGACGCGAGGTGGATCCGCAGCTGGTGCGTCCGCCCCGTGCGCGGGGTGAGCCCGAGGTGCACCACACGCCGCCCCGCGAGCATGCCCGCCGAGCGTCCGACGCCCAGCACCTCCACGCGCGTCTCCGCGTTGGCCCCGGCGTGGGCCGCGTTCGACTTCTTCGTGCGCACCGGCGCCCCGGCGGCCCGGCCCGAGGCCGCCGCCGGGATCTCCTCGACCACCGACCGCAGGATCCCCCTGTCCTTGCGGATGCGGCTGCGGATGGTCAGGGGGAACCGCGTGAGGCGGGGGTCGTCGTCGGGGCGGGCCGCGTCGTCGTCGGGGTCCGCGGGCGACTCCGGGAGCACGGCGACCGCCTCGTACCGCTTGGCCACCGCGCGCCGCTCGAAGAGCAGGTGGTAGGCGCCGCGCGTGGCGGGGTTGGCGGAGAACATGACGACGCCGGCCGTCGCCCGGTCGAGGCGGTGCAGGGGCACGAGGTCGTCGAGGCCGAGCTCGTTGCGCAGGCGGACCAGCGCGGTCTCCTGGATGAAGCGCCCGCCCGGCGTGGTGGGCAGGAAGTGGGGCTTGTGGATCACCACGAGGTGCTCGTCCGCGTGGAGGATCTCGTGGGCGACCGGCAGGGGCTGCTCGTCCGGCAGATCGCGGTAGTACCAGAGGTCCTCGTGCGCGCCGAGCGGGGTGTCCGCGGGGATGGGCGCGCCGTCCACGGCCACGACCTCGCCCGCCGCGAAGCGCCGCCGGATGCCGTCCGGGTCCACGTGGCCGAAGCGGTCCAGCACGTACTCCTGCACGCTCGCCCAGGGCCCGGAGGAGGGCAGGCGCAGTCGGGTCGCGTTGACGCCGTCGCGCAGGGGAAGGGGGGAGGTCACGGCCACGGCCCCATCATTCCAGGCCGGGTGGACGGGCCCGCGCAGTCAGCCCTTCACGGGGGAGCCGGTGCCGGTGGTCTCGTCGCCGCTCTCGGGGGAGCGGTCGCGCGGGCCCAGCACCACGACCTCGTCGGCCGGCTCAGTCTTTCCGAACACCTCGCGCGCCGGGACGTGCCCGCCGACGTCGACGATGACCGTGTCCAGCACCGCGCCGGAGGGGACCGTGGCGTCGCCGAGGAGAAGGGATCCGCGCACCGTGGCGCCGGCCTCGACCACCACGCCCGGGCCGACCACGGAGTCCACGACCTCGCCCGCGATGCGGCAGCCCGGGCCGAGCAGTGAGCCGGTGACCCGCGCGTCGGGGGCCACCCACGCCGGGGGCGACTGGCGTGCGTTGGTGAGCAGCGGCCAGCCCTCGGCGGTGAGGTCCAGCCCGGTGCCGTCGAGGATCTCGCGGTGGGCCCGGAAGAACGCGTCGAGCGTGCCGATGTCCCGCCAGTAGCCCTCGAGGCGGTGCTCGCGGACCCGCCCGCGGTCCACGAACGCGGGGATGATGCTCTCCCCGTAGTCGCCGAGCGAGCCGCCGACCGGATCGCCGTCCTCGTCGGTCTCGCCGTCCTCCTTGGTGCCGGCCTCGTCCTCGGCGGCCAGGAGCTCGCCCACCACCTCGGAGAGCGCCGCGACGTCGAACACGAACACCTCCGTGGCCACGAGCGAGCCCTCGGGGTCCTCGGGCTTGTAGTCGTAGGCGGTGACGGCGCCGTCGTCGTCGGCCTGGACCACGCCGAAGCGGGAGGGGTCCTCGTCCGTCCGGGTGGTCACGACGGTGAGCTCCGCGCCCGAGGCCGCGTGCTCGGCCAGCACGGGGCGCAGGTCCAGCTGGTAGAGGTGGTCCGCGGACATCACGACGACGGTGCTCGCCCCGAACTGCTCCAGGACGGGCACCTGCTGGGCGATCGCGTGGCCGTTGCCGCGGGAGAAGCCCTCTTCGGCGCGGCCCTGCGCGGGAGGCAGGATCCGCAGGCCGTGGCGCGTGCCGTCGAGGTCCCAGGGGCGGCCGCCGGCCAGGTGCTGGTTCAGCGTGAACGGGCGGTACTGCTCCACGATCCACACGTCCTGCAGCCCCGAGTGCGCGAGGTTGGACAGCGCGACGTCGATCAGCCGGTACTGGCCCGCGAGCGGGACCATCGGCTTGGCACGGGCCTGCGTCAGCGGCATGAGACGCCCGCCGGTGCCGCCGGCGAGCACGAGCGCGACCGTGGCGCCCTCCGGGTCCTTCGGGAACGGGTCGGCCATGGGACCACCGTAGTCACCACTGGCAGTTCGGGCACCACCACAGCTGCCGCTCGGCGTCCTCGGGGGAACCGTAGTCCTCCTTGCGCACGCGCCCGCCGCAGCGCAGGCACGGGAAGCGATCGTGGCCGTAGACCCAGTAGCTCGGCTGCCGGCCGCGAGGCGGTCCGTCGAGGACCTCGATCGCGAACGGCCGGGACTCGTTGCGGCGGACATGCGTCGTGGCCCGCTGTGAACCGATCACCGGCGACGCCGGCGGGACGTTGGCGCGCAGCAGGTCCCCGGCCAGCAGGACGAGTCCCGGGACGTCGTCGACCTCGCCGATCGGGCGGTGGGGGTCGATCCCGGCGAGCAGCAGCGTCTCGCAGCGGTAGATGTTGCCGATCCCGGAGACGAGGCGCTGGTCCAGCAGGGCCAGCCCCACGGGACGCCCGGGCCGCTCGGTCAGGCGGCGCACGCCCTCGGCGAGCAGTGCCGCGGCGGTGGCGGGGTCGGCCCACCCGGGGTCGAGCAGGTCGGTGCCCAGGTGGCCCACCACCGTGTGCTCGCGATCCGTGCGGACGAGCTCGAGCAGGCCCAGCTGCGCGCCGATCACGCGGTGCTCGTCCGTCTCCAGCACACACCGCACCTGGCACGCGGGCGCGCCCCAGGGCGCGTCGAGGCCGGAGTCGAGCCAGCGCCCCTCCATCTTCAGGTGGGAGATCAGCGTGAGGGGCGCGGCGCCGTCGTCCTCGGCGGGTGGCGTGAGCCGCATCAGCAGGTACTT belongs to Micrococcus sp. 2A and includes:
- a CDS encoding VTT domain-containing protein; amino-acid sequence: MTAMTALTAASTETGPADLLDRLGAWFHPLTALLVALDAPVPPVPSEILVIGSGSLALAGRVSLWASVLAAWLGCWAGDIGLYALFRHGLARRLDRWAWGRWVHRGIRSLLVKAGPATGLAGLFVLRFVSGGRTASMAAAGIAGIRWPVFLWLSGLGSLTWSVYMVGLGWVSGQTTGLPWWASALVGVALGTLAGMIIAGIVAWRRRSGKGAA
- a CDS encoding pseudouridine synthase, translating into MAVTSPLPLRDGVNATRLRLPSSGPWASVQEYVLDRFGHVDPDGIRRRFAAGEVVAVDGAPIPADTPLGAHEDLWYYRDLPDEQPLPVAHEILHADEHLVVIHKPHFLPTTPGGRFIQETALVRLRNELGLDDLVPLHRLDRATAGVVMFSANPATRGAYHLLFERRAVAKRYEAVAVLPESPADPDDDAARPDDDPRLTRFPLTIRSRIRKDRGILRSVVEEIPAAASGRAAGAPVRTKKSNAAHAGANAETRVEVLGVGRSAGMLAGRRVVHLGLTPRTGRTHQLRIHLASLGLGIAFDPFYPELLDAAPDDLARPLQLLSRSLSFTDPVTGVPRTFASPAQLQERPR
- a CDS encoding sugar phosphate nucleotidyltransferase, encoding MADPFPKDPEGATVALVLAGGTGGRLMPLTQARAKPMVPLAGQYRLIDVALSNLAHSGLQDVWIVEQYRPFTLNQHLAGGRPWDLDGTRHGLRILPPAQGRAEEGFSRGNGHAIAQQVPVLEQFGASTVVVMSADHLYQLDLRPVLAEHAASGAELTVVTTRTDEDPSRFGVVQADDDGAVTAYDYKPEDPEGSLVATEVFVFDVAALSEVVGELLAAEDEAGTKEDGETDEDGDPVGGSLGDYGESIIPAFVDRGRVREHRLEGYWRDIGTLDAFFRAHREILDGTGLDLTAEGWPLLTNARQSPPAWVAPDARVTGSLLGPGCRIAGEVVDSVVGPGVVVEAGATVRGSLLLGDATVPSGAVLDTVIVDVGGHVPAREVFGKTEPADEVVVLGPRDRSPESGDETTGTGSPVKG
- a CDS encoding DNA-formamidopyrimidine glycosylase family protein — translated: MPEGDSLVRAAHRLRPLLAGRVLRHADLRVPRHATARLEEWTVAEVRPLAKYLLMRLTPPAEDDGAAPLTLISHLKMEGRWLDSGLDAPWGAPACQVRCVLETDEHRVIGAQLGLLELVRTDREHTVVGHLGTDLLDPGWADPATAAALLAEGVRRLTERPGRPVGLALLDQRLVSGIGNIYRCETLLLAGIDPHRPIGEVDDVPGLVLLAGDLLRANVPPASPVIGSQRATTHVRRNESRPFAIEVLDGPPRGRQPSYWVYGHDRFPCLRCGGRVRKEDYGSPEDAERQLWWCPNCQW